From Sphingomonas nostoxanthinifaciens, a single genomic window includes:
- a CDS encoding TonB-dependent receptor — translation MLALSSEAYAEPAAAAAAPSVEAPADADVGEITVTARYRQESAQKVPIGITALSASTLAEQGAFNLKQVVQQLPSLNIQGYSGRNQTITIRGIGTNAGGTNDGLEQGVGLYVDGVYRPRTGSVITDLIDIDSIQLLRGPQGTLFGKNTVAGAIDIRTREPTFTPEAKAELTYGNYNYLRGYVSLDSKINDTLAFRVSYLRTQRDGLIYNTTYHQDWDNLNNNSARVDLLWKPAPNFKLRLTGDYSIQTGNVGFQSIAAILPTTLANGTQVRGFYRRAADIGYTPLPVDPFARRTDIDSSQYDKMPSWGIQARADWTLSGGTTLTSISAYRRWKWIPNFDGDQLGANISTASNVATDQQQFSQELRLASPGNETIDYTAGLYYFWQKADDTQITGYGRDAATWLTTPNTPTAAVSTLPSAALNGLYAYAHIVPATYSYASYGQATWNISPSLRLTGGLRFTYEHKTGLYDATSGGTVAPIASFDPAIQATVAARRAALAPTGSYNASKDTKNVSGTLVAAYDLSPDLHSYASFSRGYKSPGINLVARSNGIDIFVKPEKVDDYEIGLKSRLFGGKIELNLDLFWSEDSNYQANYINYAVTPVVSYITNVGKLRTRGVEVDARANPARGLTLTASGAYDDARYVSYRNAPAPYLLSYLSSVDLSGRPASGAPKWAVTGTAEYTRQAGSLEAYVGGDASYRSGFYAAVNLDPLSRVAGYALLGAHLGLRQPDARWDVSLWVRNLTDKNYFNTKSISTAYGTVLAALGEPRTFGVTLRGKL, via the coding sequence ATGCTGGCTCTTTCGTCTGAAGCCTATGCGGAACCGGCCGCTGCAGCAGCCGCGCCGAGCGTCGAGGCGCCGGCGGACGCGGACGTCGGCGAGATCACCGTGACAGCCCGCTATCGCCAGGAAAGCGCGCAGAAGGTGCCGATCGGCATCACGGCGCTGTCGGCCAGCACGCTCGCCGAGCAGGGCGCGTTCAACCTCAAGCAGGTCGTCCAGCAGCTGCCGAGCCTCAACATCCAGGGTTATAGCGGGCGCAACCAGACGATCACGATCCGCGGCATCGGCACCAATGCCGGCGGCACCAACGACGGTCTCGAACAGGGCGTCGGTCTCTATGTCGACGGCGTTTATCGCCCGCGCACCGGATCGGTCATCACCGACCTGATCGACATCGACAGCATCCAGTTGCTGCGCGGGCCGCAGGGCACGCTGTTCGGCAAGAACACCGTTGCCGGCGCGATCGACATCCGCACGCGCGAGCCGACCTTCACGCCCGAAGCGAAGGCGGAGCTCACCTACGGCAATTACAATTATCTGCGCGGCTACGTCTCGCTGGATTCCAAGATCAACGACACGCTCGCCTTCCGCGTCTCATATCTGCGCACGCAGCGCGACGGCCTGATATACAACACCACCTACCATCAGGATTGGGACAATCTGAACAACAATTCGGCACGGGTCGATCTGTTGTGGAAGCCGGCGCCGAACTTCAAGCTTCGCCTGACGGGCGACTACAGCATCCAGACGGGCAACGTCGGCTTCCAGAGCATCGCCGCCATCCTGCCGACGACGCTCGCCAACGGTACGCAGGTGCGCGGTTTCTACCGGCGCGCCGCCGACATCGGCTATACGCCGCTGCCGGTGGATCCGTTCGCGCGGCGGACGGACATCGACAGCTCGCAATATGACAAGATGCCGAGCTGGGGCATCCAGGCGCGGGCCGACTGGACGCTTTCCGGCGGCACCACGCTGACCTCGATCAGCGCCTATCGTCGCTGGAAATGGATCCCCAATTTCGACGGCGACCAGCTCGGCGCCAACATCTCCACCGCCTCGAACGTCGCGACGGATCAACAGCAGTTCAGCCAGGAGCTGAGGCTTGCCTCCCCCGGCAACGAGACGATCGACTACACCGCCGGGCTTTATTATTTCTGGCAGAAAGCGGACGATACGCAGATCACCGGCTATGGCCGTGATGCCGCGACCTGGCTGACGACGCCGAACACGCCGACCGCGGCCGTGTCGACCCTGCCAAGCGCCGCGTTGAACGGGCTCTATGCCTATGCCCACATCGTGCCGGCGACCTACAGCTATGCGAGCTACGGGCAGGCGACGTGGAACATCTCGCCCAGCCTTCGCCTGACCGGCGGCCTGCGCTTCACCTACGAACACAAGACCGGGCTCTACGACGCGACGTCGGGCGGCACGGTCGCGCCGATCGCGAGCTTCGACCCGGCGATCCAGGCAACCGTCGCCGCGCGTCGCGCCGCGCTCGCGCCCACCGGCTCCTACAATGCCTCGAAGGACACGAAGAACGTCTCGGGCACGCTGGTTGCAGCCTACGACCTGAGCCCGGATCTTCACAGCTACGCGTCTTTCTCGCGCGGCTACAAGTCGCCGGGAATCAACCTCGTTGCTCGGTCGAACGGCATCGACATCTTCGTGAAACCGGAAAAGGTCGACGATTACGAGATCGGACTGAAGAGCCGGCTGTTCGGCGGCAAGATCGAGCTAAATCTCGATCTCTTCTGGAGCGAGGACTCCAACTATCAGGCCAACTATATCAATTATGCGGTCACGCCGGTCGTCAGTTACATCACCAATGTCGGCAAGCTGCGCACGCGCGGCGTCGAGGTCGACGCACGCGCCAATCCCGCCCGCGGCCTGACGCTGACCGCGTCGGGCGCCTATGACGACGCCCGCTACGTCAGCTATCGCAACGCGCCGGCGCCCTACCTCCTGAGCTATCTGAGTTCGGTCGATCTTTCGGGACGACCCGCGTCGGGGGCGCCGAAGTGGGCGGTGACCGGCACCGCCGAATATACCCGTCAGGCGGGCAGTCTCGAAGCCTATGTCGGCGGCGACGCCAGCTATCGCTCAGGCTTCTATGCTGCGGTGAATCTCGATCCGCTCTCGCGCGTCGCAGGCTACGCGCTGCTGGGCGCACACCTGGGCCTGCGCCAGCCCGACGCGCGCTGGGACGTGTCGCTGTGGGTCCGCAACCTGACCGACAAGAACTACTTCAACACCAAGTCGATCAGCACGGCCTACGGCACCGTGCTCGCGGCGCTCGGCGAGCCCCGTACCTTCGGCGTCACCCTACGCGGCAAACTCTAA
- a CDS encoding LLM class flavin-dependent oxidoreductase, with amino-acid sequence MSNSKPRRQLKFGVVPTGVGGPGEHNRWLDPEIPADASVDIDWYIDVARQAEAAKFDLVFIVDSQFITPHSPPHYLNRLEPLTLLSALAVATSRIGLVGTATTSYNDPYNLARRLASLDLISRGRAGWNVVTSGDAGTAGNYGKDEHYDYATRYARAHEYLDVTRGLWRSYEDGALVRDRATGVFLDPTKLHALNHKGEFFSVVGPLNIQRSPQGEPVIFQAGDSEQGRDLGAAIADGIFTHAQTVEQGRAFYDDIKGRAAKLGRDPDQIVILPGTNVTIGDTDENAREIARHWHAQDHSFVQALGELGRSFGWHDFSQYELDAPFPTEALEHARRSFFTNAKKVTDHAAAQGLTLRQVVENSRTLRASPFVGSAETVANEIARWFEARAFDGLNIYAGHPSQFRRFTGEVIPLLQERGLFRTDYEADTLRGNLGLTIPANRRDGGAGDAATLHPALDAVAA; translated from the coding sequence ATGTCCAACTCGAAGCCCAGGCGTCAGCTCAAATTCGGTGTCGTTCCCACCGGCGTCGGCGGCCCCGGCGAACATAACCGCTGGCTCGATCCTGAGATTCCGGCCGATGCCAGCGTCGACATCGACTGGTATATCGACGTCGCGCGGCAGGCCGAGGCGGCCAAGTTCGATCTCGTCTTCATCGTCGACAGCCAGTTCATCACGCCGCACTCGCCGCCGCATTATCTCAACCGGCTCGAGCCGCTGACCCTGCTCTCGGCGCTGGCGGTCGCGACCAGCCGGATCGGCCTCGTCGGTACGGCGACGACCTCGTACAACGATCCCTACAATCTCGCGCGGCGCCTCGCCTCGCTCGATCTCATCAGCCGTGGCCGCGCCGGCTGGAACGTCGTGACGAGCGGCGATGCCGGCACGGCGGGCAATTACGGCAAGGACGAGCATTACGATTATGCCACGCGCTATGCGCGGGCGCATGAATATCTGGATGTCACGCGCGGTCTGTGGCGCTCCTACGAGGACGGCGCGCTCGTCCGCGATCGCGCGACCGGCGTCTTCCTCGATCCGACGAAGTTGCATGCGCTGAACCACAAGGGCGAGTTCTTCTCGGTCGTCGGGCCGCTCAATATCCAGCGCTCGCCGCAGGGCGAGCCGGTGATCTTCCAGGCCGGCGACAGCGAGCAGGGGCGCGACCTCGGTGCCGCGATCGCGGACGGCATCTTCACCCATGCCCAGACCGTCGAACAGGGACGGGCCTTCTATGACGACATCAAGGGCCGTGCGGCGAAGCTGGGGCGCGATCCGGATCAGATCGTCATCCTGCCGGGCACGAACGTCACGATCGGCGACACCGACGAGAATGCGCGCGAGATCGCGCGCCACTGGCACGCCCAGGATCATTCGTTCGTACAGGCATTGGGCGAGCTCGGCCGGTCGTTCGGCTGGCACGATTTCAGTCAATATGAACTCGATGCGCCGTTCCCGACCGAAGCACTCGAACATGCCCGGCGCAGCTTCTTCACCAACGCCAAGAAGGTCACGGATCACGCCGCCGCGCAGGGCCTGACGCTGCGGCAGGTCGTGGAGAACAGCCGCACCCTGCGTGCGAGCCCGTTCGTCGGATCGGCCGAGACGGTAGCGAACGAGATTGCGCGCTGGTTCGAGGCACGCGCATTCGACGGCCTGAACATCTATGCCGGCCATCCCAGCCAGTTCCGCCGCTTCACGGGCGAGGTCATCCCGCTTCTTCAGGAGCGCGGACTGTTCCGCACCGATTACGAGGCGGACACACTGCGCGGGAATCTCGGCCTGACGATCCCGGCCAACCGGCGCGACGGCGGCGCAGGGGATGCCGCCACGCTTCATCCGGCGCTCGACGCGGTCGCAGCCTGA